One genomic window of Stieleria sp. JC731 includes the following:
- a CDS encoding metallophosphoesterase family protein translates to MKRALISDIHGNLEALLAVLEDIDKNSVDEIFCLGDIIGYGPNPCECLDQVMRRARVTILGNHDQAALFDPDGFNPMALQAIYWTRDQLDNGPGSSAQINGRWDFLGELPRYHEDEQYKFVHGSPRDPTNEYVFPEYIFDQRKMEILFGKVTQYCFMGHTHLPGVFTTDCEFIQPDECDYQYQLGSEKAMVNVGSVGQPRDEDCRACYVILDKDAAGGPLVTFRRVEYDIETTANKIYAEADLSDQLGDRIKYGR, encoded by the coding sequence GTGAAGCGAGCACTGATCAGCGACATTCACGGAAATCTTGAAGCGCTGCTCGCGGTTCTAGAGGACATTGACAAAAACTCCGTTGACGAAATTTTTTGTCTCGGTGATATCATCGGCTATGGCCCCAATCCCTGCGAGTGCCTCGATCAGGTGATGCGGCGTGCTCGCGTGACGATTCTTGGGAACCACGATCAAGCAGCCTTGTTTGATCCAGACGGATTCAACCCGATGGCATTGCAGGCCATTTATTGGACTCGCGATCAACTTGATAACGGCCCCGGGTCGAGTGCTCAAATCAACGGCCGCTGGGATTTTCTTGGCGAATTGCCACGTTATCACGAAGATGAACAGTACAAGTTCGTCCACGGCTCGCCACGCGATCCGACCAACGAATACGTGTTCCCGGAATACATCTTCGATCAGCGAAAGATGGAAATCCTGTTCGGTAAAGTCACTCAGTATTGCTTCATGGGGCACACGCACTTGCCCGGTGTATTCACAACCGACTGTGAATTCATCCAGCCAGACGAGTGTGATTACCAGTATCAGTTGGGAAGCGAAAAGGCGATGGTCAACGTTGGCAGCGTCGGTCAGCCGCGTGACGAAGACTGCCGAGCTTGTTACGTGATTCTGGACAAGGATGCTGCCGGCGGTCCGCTGGTCACCTTCCGCAGGGTCGAGTACGACATCGAGACGACTGCAAATAAGATCTATGCCGAAGCGGACCTGTCTGATCAGCTCGGTGACCGCATCAAATATGGCCGTTAA